Proteins encoded together in one Peribacillus asahii window:
- a CDS encoding precorrin-8X methylmutase, protein MDFKTDFKPLTVDPDKIYDYSFAMIAEEMGPHNFSEDEWKIVRRIIHASADFELGRSVIIHPDAIRAGIEAIRKGRHVIADVQMIESGTGKKRFQKYGGDLHCYIADEDVTIEAKKQNTTRAIISTQKAVRENEGGIYAIGNAPTALLELIRLIKEGIAKPDLIIGMPVGFVSAAESKEELAKITEVPFITNVGRKGGSTVTVAALNAISLLADQV, encoded by the coding sequence ATGGACTTTAAAACAGATTTCAAACCGTTAACAGTAGATCCTGACAAAATTTATGATTATAGCTTTGCCATGATTGCAGAAGAAATGGGACCACATAATTTCTCAGAAGACGAGTGGAAAATTGTCCGCCGTATTATTCATGCATCAGCAGACTTCGAATTAGGAAGAAGCGTTATTATTCATCCTGATGCGATACGTGCAGGAATCGAAGCGATTCGCAAAGGACGTCATGTTATTGCGGACGTACAAATGATTGAAAGTGGTACAGGGAAAAAACGTTTTCAAAAATATGGCGGAGACCTGCATTGCTATATTGCAGACGAAGATGTCACAATTGAAGCCAAAAAACAAAATACAACACGCGCGATTATTTCGACGCAAAAAGCAGTACGTGAAAATGAAGGCGGCATTTATGCAATCGGAAATGCGCCAACTGCTTTATTAGAACTAATTCGTTTAATTAAAGAAGGAATCGCAAAGCCCGATTTAATTATTGGAATGCCTGTAGGTTTCGTTTCCGCTGCAGAATCAAAAGAGGAGTTAGCTAAAATTACTGAAGTTCCTTTTATTACGAACGTTGGTCGGAAAGGCGGAAGTACGGTTACGGTTGCGGCATTGAATGCGATTTCTCTTTTAGCTGATCAGGTATAA
- the cobK gene encoding precorrin-6A reductase yields the protein MILFLAGTSDARELAIEIQKAGLPVLATVVTESAAKSLQDARIDTQIGRLTAADMAALIAEKGFQAVVDASHPFAEEASKNALQAAKEANVPYIRYERESQRFHDDQLTVVSDYAEAAKLAAEKRGVIMLTTGSKTLEIFAKELIGLENTRLIARMLPRIDNMEKCAELGVEQKNIVAIQGPFSKELNKALYNQYGVTLMITKESGKVGSVDEKLEAALECGIETIMIARPNVNYQNVYSNFEDVINNLNKQLGGK from the coding sequence ATGATTTTGTTCTTGGCGGGCACAAGTGATGCAAGAGAATTAGCTATTGAGATACAGAAAGCTGGTTTGCCTGTTCTAGCAACAGTCGTGACAGAATCAGCAGCGAAAAGTTTGCAAGATGCCAGGATTGATACTCAAATTGGACGATTAACAGCGGCGGATATGGCGGCATTAATTGCTGAAAAAGGATTTCAAGCGGTTGTCGATGCGAGTCATCCATTTGCGGAAGAAGCTTCAAAAAATGCGCTTCAAGCAGCAAAAGAGGCAAACGTTCCTTACATTCGCTATGAACGAGAAAGCCAACGATTCCATGATGACCAATTAACGGTTGTTAGTGATTATGCTGAGGCGGCTAAGCTTGCTGCAGAGAAGCGAGGCGTGATTATGCTAACAACAGGTAGTAAAACATTAGAGATTTTTGCAAAAGAATTAATAGGTTTAGAGAATACTAGATTAATTGCGAGAATGCTGCCGCGTATCGACAATATGGAAAAATGCGCGGAGTTAGGTGTTGAGCAAAAAAATATTGTGGCGATACAAGGGCCGTTTTCAAAGGAGTTAAATAAAGCACTATATAACCAATACGGTGTCACATTAATGATTACGAAAGAAAGCGGAAAAGTTGGCTCGGTCGACGAGAAGCTAGAAGCCGCTTTGGAGTGTGGCATTGAAACGATTATGATTGCTCGTCCAAATGTGAATTATCAAAATGTGTATTCGAACTTTGAAGATGTGATTAACAATTTGAATAAACAATTAGGGGGAAAATAA
- a CDS encoding sirohydrochlorin chelatase — translation MKAVLFVGHGSRLEAGNEEVRIFVDKMIPTMDEGLIIETCFLEFASPNISQGIDNCVKRGATEVAVIPIILLHAGHSKLHIPAEIEDGKTKYPEVKFTYGQTIDVHPAALEILTDRLEGIGFDTNAEHHDTAVLLIGRGGSDADANSDFYKITRLLWEKLNVKWVESAFMGVTTPLVDEGIERCIKLGAKKVVMLPYFLFTGILMERMAKMLEGYQEQYPNHEFVLADYFGYHPKLQTILKERVAEALEGTSRGTQDLENYRLYVEEHGDAHHHHHHHHDHHHHHDHHHDHDHDHDHDHDHDHDHDHDHDHDHAHAHEVEASK, via the coding sequence ATGAAAGCAGTATTGTTTGTTGGACATGGAAGCCGATTAGAGGCTGGAAATGAAGAGGTTCGTATTTTTGTAGACAAGATGATTCCAACAATGGATGAAGGCTTAATCATTGAAACATGTTTCCTGGAATTTGCATCACCTAATATTTCACAAGGGATCGACAATTGTGTGAAAAGAGGAGCGACAGAAGTTGCTGTTATTCCAATTATTTTGCTGCATGCGGGTCATTCGAAGCTGCATATCCCTGCGGAAATTGAGGATGGAAAGACTAAGTATCCAGAAGTGAAATTTACATATGGACAAACGATTGATGTTCATCCAGCAGCATTAGAGATCTTAACCGATCGTTTGGAAGGCATCGGCTTTGATACAAATGCGGAACATCATGACACAGCTGTTTTATTAATTGGCCGCGGTGGCAGTGATGCCGATGCGAATAGTGATTTTTATAAAATTACTCGTTTGCTTTGGGAGAAATTGAATGTGAAATGGGTGGAAAGTGCTTTCATGGGTGTTACGACACCACTTGTCGATGAAGGGATTGAACGCTGTATCAAGCTTGGTGCCAAAAAAGTGGTTATGCTGCCATACTTCTTGTTTACAGGTATCTTAATGGAGCGAATGGCTAAGATGCTAGAAGGCTACCAGGAGCAGTATCCAAATCATGAGTTTGTGTTAGCGGATTACTTTGGTTATCATCCGAAGCTTCAAACAATTTTAAAAGAGCGTGTGGCAGAAGCATTGGAAGGAACATCAAGAGGAACTCAAGATTTAGAAAACTATCGTTTGTATGTCGAGGAGCATGGTGACGCGCATCATCACCATCACCATCACCATGATCATCATCACCATCATGACCACCATCACGACCATGACCATGATCACGACCATGACCATGATCACGACCATGACCATGATCACGACCATGACCATGACCATGCACATGCACATGAGGTGGAGGCATCAAAATGA
- the cobJ gene encoding precorrin-3B C(17)-methyltransferase, which yields MAQKGKLFVVGFGPGDFKHITTRAVEALQESDFIIGYKTYVELIQDLLTDQAIISTGMTEEVSRAQEAVKQAENGKKVAVISSGDAGVYGMAGLVYEVLIEKGWKEATGVEIEIIPGISAINSCASLLGAPVMHDSCTISLSDHLTPWELIAKRVEAAAQADFVIALYNPRSGRRTRQIVETQRILLKYRSPDTPVGLVKSAYRERQEITITNLAEMLNHDIGMLTTVVIGNSSTFLYDNKIITPRGYQRKYTLGSEKQPLKPHQRLKKEAEPWAMDQETGLTQGSYGEAAVGLLTKAPEKKSTSTSYEVALEALSRVSGQSVVKPTTSSFVQQNIESIFELAVSPGVANKQFTPQQMMTLAQVVGEKGTMEYTPNHKIVLKIPTTEPDLITEKLQSVGFLLSPIGDVVTLKACDFCDGEKEEPIPYADELQRVLGGMEMPKELNIGFNGCGMACYSAVMDDIGIVFRRGKFDLFVGAKPVGRTAHPGQPVAEGIEPDRLVELITDIVEEYKQNAHPNERLFKYFKRAKKIQGFQYQDIAPKIHIEPAPCED from the coding sequence ATGGCACAAAAAGGGAAACTGTTTGTTGTTGGATTTGGTCCAGGGGACTTTAAACATATTACAACGCGAGCTGTGGAAGCACTTCAAGAAAGTGATTTCATTATCGGTTACAAAACATACGTGGAATTGATTCAAGATTTATTAACTGATCAAGCGATTATTAGTACAGGAATGACAGAAGAAGTATCGCGTGCACAAGAAGCGGTAAAACAAGCGGAAAACGGCAAGAAAGTAGCCGTTATTTCAAGCGGTGATGCAGGAGTCTATGGAATGGCGGGCCTTGTGTATGAGGTCTTAATTGAAAAGGGATGGAAAGAAGCAACAGGTGTTGAAATTGAAATTATTCCTGGGATTTCAGCGATTAATTCCTGTGCATCATTACTTGGGGCACCCGTTATGCATGACTCTTGTACGATTAGTTTGAGTGACCACTTAACACCGTGGGAGCTGATCGCGAAACGAGTTGAAGCAGCGGCACAGGCGGATTTTGTTATTGCGCTTTATAATCCGCGTAGTGGTCGTCGAACAAGACAAATTGTTGAAACACAGCGGATTTTACTGAAATATCGTTCGCCAGATACGCCGGTAGGGCTAGTGAAAAGTGCGTATCGCGAGCGTCAGGAGATTACCATTACGAATTTAGCAGAAATGTTGAATCATGATATTGGAATGCTGACAACTGTTGTAATTGGGAATTCATCGACATTCTTATATGACAATAAAATCATTACGCCTCGTGGCTATCAAAGAAAGTATACATTGGGTTCAGAAAAGCAGCCGTTAAAACCGCATCAACGCTTGAAAAAAGAAGCAGAGCCATGGGCGATGGATCAAGAAACAGGACTTACGCAAGGCTCTTACGGAGAAGCTGCTGTTGGGTTGCTGACGAAAGCGCCTGAGAAGAAGAGTACGAGCACTTCTTACGAGGTAGCGTTGGAAGCTTTATCGAGAGTATCTGGTCAAAGTGTGGTTAAGCCAACAACTTCATCGTTCGTTCAACAAAATATAGAATCCATATTTGAACTAGCGGTTAGCCCAGGTGTTGCTAATAAGCAATTTACACCGCAGCAAATGATGACACTAGCACAAGTTGTTGGTGAAAAAGGAACGATGGAATATACGCCGAATCATAAAATTGTATTAAAAATCCCGACGACTGAGCCGGATTTAATTACAGAGAAACTGCAATCCGTTGGCTTTTTACTGTCTCCAATTGGCGATGTTGTGACGTTAAAAGCGTGTGATTTCTGTGATGGAGAAAAAGAAGAACCAATTCCTTATGCGGATGAATTGCAGCGTGTACTTGGTGGAATGGAGATGCCGAAAGAATTAAACATTGGGTTTAATGGATGCGGGATGGCTTGTTATAGTGCGGTCATGGATGATATCGGAATTGTCTTCCGCAGAGGGAAATTTGACTTATTTGTAGGCGCCAAACCAGTTGGACGAACAGCTCATCCAGGTCAACCCGTTGCGGAGGGAATTGAGCCAGATCGCCTTGTTGAATTAATTACAGATATTGTGGAAGAGTACAAGCAGAACGCACATCCTAATGAACGCTTATTTAAATACTTCAAGCGTGCGAAAAAGATTCAAGGTTTTCAATATCAAGACATTGCACCAAAGATTCACATAGAGCCAGCACCATGTGAGGATTAA
- a CDS encoding (2Fe-2S) ferredoxin domain-containing protein — MTTWNLKGTKSHLLICNGSSCMRKGGEEVTQAVRDEISLLGLDEEIHTTRTRCNGRCKDACIVIAYPEGNWYRVDSPEIGRQIVRDMHEPSLETHKVYEFVNGEMSPNPAAAAIVGISKKKVES; from the coding sequence ATGACAACTTGGAATTTAAAAGGTACAAAGTCTCATCTACTGATCTGTAACGGAAGTAGTTGTATGAGAAAAGGTGGCGAAGAAGTGACACAAGCCGTTCGTGATGAAATTAGTTTACTAGGATTGGATGAAGAGATTCATACGACACGAACTCGTTGCAATGGACGATGCAAAGATGCTTGTATCGTTATTGCCTATCCAGAGGGTAATTGGTATCGAGTTGATTCGCCTGAAATTGGCCGCCAAATTGTTCGGGATATGCATGAACCTAGTCTTGAAACACACAAAGTATATGAATTTGTGAATGGAGAAATGTCACCTAATCCAGCAGCAGCTGCTATTGTAGGGATTTCAAAGAAAAAAGTAGAATCCTAG
- a CDS encoding energy-coupling factor ABC transporter permease produces MKTLNWKVLYFIALLLFVPNKASAMHIMEGFLPIEWAIFWWAVTLPFLILGFRSIRKSIKENPETKMMLGLSGAFAFVLSALKIPSVTGSCSHPTGVGLGTVLFGPFAMSIVGSIVLLFQALLLAHGGLTTLGANAFSMAVVGPIIAYLVYKGATKAGWSFSVAVFLAAALGDLGTYIMTSVQLALAFPSEVGGFMASFTKFAGIFALTQIPLAISEGLLTVIVMNFLKKYNVSELKALRVLTKEAR; encoded by the coding sequence ATGAAAACATTGAATTGGAAAGTTCTTTATTTTATCGCATTATTGCTTTTCGTTCCTAATAAAGCCTCCGCTATGCATATTATGGAGGGATTCCTCCCTATTGAATGGGCAATCTTCTGGTGGGCGGTTACCCTCCCATTTTTAATTCTTGGTTTCCGTTCGATTCGTAAAAGCATCAAAGAAAACCCTGAAACAAAAATGATGCTTGGTTTGTCAGGGGCTTTTGCCTTTGTTCTATCCGCACTGAAAATTCCATCCGTTACCGGAAGCTGTTCTCACCCTACTGGAGTTGGCTTAGGTACGGTGCTGTTTGGACCATTTGCAATGAGTATCGTCGGATCAATCGTCTTATTATTTCAAGCTTTATTACTTGCTCATGGAGGATTAACAACGCTTGGAGCGAACGCTTTTTCCATGGCCGTTGTTGGACCGATTATCGCCTATCTTGTATATAAAGGCGCAACAAAAGCTGGCTGGTCTTTTTCCGTGGCTGTTTTCTTAGCAGCAGCACTTGGCGATTTAGGAACATACATCATGACGTCTGTTCAACTTGCTTTAGCATTCCCTTCTGAAGTTGGCGGTTTCATGGCTTCTTTCACTAAATTCGCTGGAATCTTTGCGTTAACACAAATTCCATTAGCAATCAGTGAAGGTCTATTAACTGTTATTGTTATGAACTTCTTAAAAAAATATAATGTAAGCGAATTGAAAGCACTGCGCGTTCTAACGAAGGAGGCCCGTTAA
- a CDS encoding energy-coupling factor ABC transporter substrate-binding protein codes for MKKNLLLLGLVVILAIFPLFIQKGAEFGGADGEAEEAIGEINSSYEPWFSNIWEPPSGEIESLLFVLQAAIGAGFIGYFIGYARGKHKSKKTESPSKHVVNR; via the coding sequence ATGAAAAAAAATCTATTACTGCTCGGATTAGTAGTCATCCTAGCGATTTTCCCTCTGTTTATTCAAAAAGGAGCTGAGTTTGGCGGAGCTGATGGCGAAGCAGAAGAAGCCATTGGCGAAATCAATTCAAGCTATGAACCTTGGTTCTCTAACATCTGGGAGCCGCCAAGCGGGGAAATTGAAAGCTTATTATTCGTTCTTCAAGCAGCAATTGGAGCTGGATTCATCGGCTACTTTATAGGGTATGCAAGAGGAAAACATAAATCAAAAAAAACAGAAAGCCCATCTAAACATGTTGTTAATCGATAA
- the cbiQ gene encoding cobalt ECF transporter T component CbiQ: protein MLLIDKYAYFNRLKHIHPVEKMTFALFLLLFALTVKDTIVSLITFTVTSAFIILGAKIPPRYYIKLLLLPGFFLLSGIFTILISFASVETVTPDTLWSAELGNWKVFITENNIEIAMNLIFVVLSSISCLYFLTLTTPVNAILQVLRKLKVPQLLIEIIEITYRFIFVFLETAIHIYQAQNSRLGYMTTKKWLHSLGLLISSLFINVFKRAKELTIAMDSRGYTEDIMYIDDNYQYSAVNWLIITTIIASIVAVYLLFGGTL, encoded by the coding sequence ATGTTGTTAATCGATAAATATGCGTATTTCAATCGTCTAAAGCATATTCACCCCGTAGAGAAGATGACATTCGCGCTATTCCTTCTCCTGTTTGCTTTAACTGTCAAAGACACGATTGTTTCACTCATCACCTTCACTGTGACGAGTGCTTTTATCATTTTGGGGGCAAAAATCCCGCCTCGTTATTATATTAAATTGCTGCTTCTTCCAGGGTTCTTCCTTTTATCAGGAATATTCACGATTCTTATTTCGTTTGCTAGTGTTGAAACGGTGACTCCTGACACACTATGGTCTGCGGAGTTAGGTAATTGGAAAGTATTCATCACAGAAAACAATATTGAAATAGCAATGAATCTTATTTTTGTTGTATTGAGCAGTATAAGCTGTTTATACTTTTTAACGTTAACAACACCCGTTAATGCGATTCTTCAAGTGCTGCGTAAACTAAAGGTACCGCAATTACTCATTGAAATAATAGAAATTACGTATCGCTTTATTTTCGTGTTTTTAGAAACGGCCATACATATTTATCAAGCTCAAAATTCTAGACTTGGCTATATGACAACGAAAAAATGGCTGCATTCGCTTGGGTTATTAATTTCTTCTTTGTTTATTAACGTTTTTAAACGAGCGAAAGAGCTGACAATCGCAATGGATTCACGTGGATACACAGAGGACATTATGTATATAGACGACAACTATCAGTACTCAGCTGTAAATTGGCTAATTATTACGACCATTATCGCTAGTATCGTGGCGGTCTATCTATTATTTGGAGGGACTTTATAA
- a CDS encoding energy-coupling factor ABC transporter ATP-binding protein, protein MDELFFKIDQLTHRYVDGTTALKNLSLSVKKGKKIALLGNNGAGKSTLFQHLNGILQPTTGSILFKGEQVQYNRKFLMTLRKQVGIVFQDPDSQLFSGNVRQDISFGPMNLGWSQEKVHKQVEWAMEQTEVTALQDRPIHFLSLGQKKRVAIAGVLAMNPEVFILDEPSAGLDAYYSKQIMHILRDIHQEDKTIILSTHDVHFAYEWADEIIVMSDGEILYHGDPVTVFHNEALLNQAHLEKPWVFETAQQLLTKQLLRDEGPMPRSKEELFQLLK, encoded by the coding sequence ATGGACGAGCTTTTTTTCAAAATTGACCAGCTCACCCATCGTTATGTCGATGGTACAACAGCGTTAAAAAATCTTTCTCTCTCCGTTAAAAAAGGGAAGAAAATTGCCCTATTAGGAAACAACGGAGCCGGTAAATCCACTTTATTTCAACATTTAAACGGAATCTTGCAGCCCACAACAGGCTCCATTTTATTCAAGGGAGAACAGGTGCAGTATAATCGAAAGTTCTTGATGACATTAAGAAAGCAAGTAGGTATTGTCTTCCAGGACCCCGATTCACAGCTGTTTTCTGGAAATGTACGACAAGATATTTCGTTTGGCCCAATGAATTTAGGCTGGTCGCAGGAAAAAGTACACAAGCAAGTAGAATGGGCAATGGAGCAAACAGAAGTAACCGCTCTGCAAGATCGCCCCATTCATTTTTTAAGCTTAGGACAAAAAAAACGTGTCGCTATTGCCGGGGTATTAGCGATGAATCCGGAAGTTTTCATTTTAGACGAACCTTCCGCAGGCTTAGATGCCTATTATTCAAAGCAAATCATGCACATTCTCCGCGATATTCATCAAGAGGATAAAACGATTATTCTTTCCACTCATGATGTTCACTTTGCTTATGAATGGGCAGATGAAATCATCGTCATGAGCGATGGTGAAATTTTGTATCACGGTGACCCTGTAACCGTTTTTCATAACGAAGCATTACTGAATCAAGCTCATTTAGAAAAACCGTGGGTATTTGAAACGGCACAACAATTGCTGACAAAACAGCTGCTTCGGGATGAAGGACCGATGCCCCGCAGCAAAGAAGAATTGTTCCAGTTACTGAAATGA
- a CDS encoding Ger(x)C family spore germination C-terminal domain-containing protein, which translates to MTEINVKVPFQLEILAVPSLIDYSSNKKNRELLKKAIESDAKRKFEDFVKKTQNEYKEEPFYWSLYVRKYFKTIKEYEKANWSKNIYPYAHINIEVDLEKIEFGNLIRSTRFSEVAD; encoded by the coding sequence ATTACGGAAATAAATGTAAAGGTTCCATTTCAATTAGAAATATTAGCAGTACCAAGCCTAATTGACTATTCTTCTAATAAAAAGAATAGGGAATTGTTAAAAAAGGCAATAGAAAGTGATGCAAAGAGAAAATTTGAAGATTTTGTAAAGAAAACACAGAATGAATATAAGGAAGAACCTTTCTATTGGTCTTTATACGTAAGAAAGTACTTCAAAACGATAAAAGAGTATGAAAAGGCTAATTGGAGTAAAAACATTTACCCATACGCCCATATTAATATTGAAGTGGACTTAGAGAAAATTGAATTTGGAAACCTAATAAGAAGTACGAGATTTTCGGAGGTCGCTGATTAG
- a CDS encoding methyl-accepting chemotaxis protein — MKFVNKWFTVSVRRQILVPFLSLLVISCVLISFFSYRNVIKVATSEQTRATAEQVHALNTSFELFFEHMESTVNRLAAKDELDDISKKRSIILKELEQTTEHNHAIGSSYFGIEQSGKVLIYPKADLGADFDVRTRTWYQLAQKNPNQLVWTEPYKDARTGDMIVTLAKSVDDAGVVGIDITLATLTEMINETKLGESGFAFLLDQNGYYMAHPDAAKVTEDFSKDSLYAAMDEKEGSFIGNYYDEEKLIGYVTNETTGWKIVGLVDKSEIVGRANVILIPNLLVLGIIILVAIALASLASRFITRPIKQLRNTVRKMAEGDFTVKVDVQRSDEVGDLARSVNTMSESVHQALTRVEQISDQVAHSSKALSTSAEETSAASNEVAVTMEEIASGATNQTEIIQVNEGAIQRVTRHITSIDQYAQKVAVDSKMMIEVSESGRQTVLEMKQQFEETTKNADTMSQAVHSLDARSHEISKIINTITNIASQTNLLALNAAIEAARAGEHGRGFAVVADEVRKLAEQTDQSTKEVTNIISTMQADTSHTVHLIGLTNTQIQHQGKAVVETEEAFYSIATMIQETFSKFTHMTSSLRDMIVQLEKTMENSEQLISISQETAAGTEEVSASIEQTAASMEQLNQLASDLEDMSHHLYNEIKKFKI; from the coding sequence ATGAAATTTGTGAATAAATGGTTTACTGTGTCCGTTCGGCGCCAAATACTTGTTCCATTTCTAAGTTTGCTAGTAATTAGCTGTGTTCTTATTTCCTTTTTTAGCTATCGAAATGTTATTAAAGTAGCGACAAGTGAACAAACAAGGGCTACGGCGGAACAAGTTCATGCATTAAATACTTCCTTTGAACTCTTTTTTGAGCATATGGAATCAACAGTTAATCGACTTGCTGCGAAAGATGAGTTAGATGATATTTCAAAAAAACGTTCTATTATATTGAAAGAATTAGAACAAACAACAGAGCATAATCATGCAATCGGTAGCTCATACTTTGGTATTGAACAATCTGGCAAGGTACTCATCTATCCTAAGGCAGATTTAGGGGCTGATTTTGATGTACGTACAAGAACGTGGTATCAATTAGCACAGAAAAATCCAAATCAGTTGGTCTGGACAGAGCCTTATAAGGATGCACGTACGGGAGATATGATAGTCACATTAGCCAAAAGTGTGGATGATGCAGGGGTTGTAGGGATTGATATCACACTGGCGACTTTAACGGAAATGATTAACGAAACGAAATTAGGTGAATCAGGCTTTGCCTTTTTACTTGATCAAAATGGATATTACATGGCCCATCCTGATGCAGCTAAAGTGACAGAGGATTTTTCAAAAGATTCACTGTATGCAGCGATGGATGAAAAAGAAGGCTCGTTCATTGGAAACTACTATGATGAAGAGAAGTTAATTGGTTATGTGACAAATGAAACAACGGGATGGAAGATTGTTGGACTAGTAGATAAAAGCGAGATTGTTGGGCGTGCCAATGTCATTCTTATACCAAACTTACTTGTACTTGGCATAATTATTTTAGTAGCTATTGCACTTGCTAGTTTAGCTAGTCGCTTTATTACGCGGCCCATTAAGCAGCTTAGAAATACAGTAAGAAAAATGGCAGAAGGAGATTTTACCGTTAAAGTAGACGTACAACGCTCCGATGAAGTAGGGGACTTGGCTCGAAGCGTAAATACAATGAGTGAATCCGTTCATCAGGCACTTACTAGAGTAGAACAAATATCTGATCAAGTTGCTCATTCTTCAAAGGCTCTTTCCACAAGTGCAGAGGAAACCAGCGCAGCTTCTAATGAAGTAGCGGTAACAATGGAGGAAATTGCTTCAGGAGCAACGAATCAAACGGAGATTATTCAGGTGAATGAAGGGGCTATTCAACGTGTTACACGGCATATTACATCAATTGATCAATATGCACAGAAGGTAGCCGTTGATTCGAAAATGATGATCGAAGTGTCGGAAAGTGGAAGACAGACGGTACTTGAAATGAAGCAGCAGTTTGAGGAAACAACAAAAAATGCCGATACGATGAGCCAAGCTGTTCATTCATTGGATGCTCGTTCCCATGAAATTAGCAAAATTATTAATACAATTACGAATATTGCTAGTCAGACAAATTTATTGGCCTTAAATGCAGCCATTGAAGCTGCTCGGGCAGGGGAACATGGCAGAGGCTTTGCTGTTGTAGCCGATGAAGTGAGAAAATTAGCAGAGCAGACCGATCAGTCGACAAAAGAAGTTACAAATATTATTAGTACTATGCAGGCTGATACATCTCATACTGTACATTTAATTGGTTTAACAAATACACAAATTCAACATCAAGGAAAAGCAGTAGTTGAAACAGAAGAAGCCTTTTATTCGATTGCAACAATGATTCAAGAAACGTTTAGTAAATTTACGCATATGACTAGTTCTTTACGAGACATGATTGTTCAATTAGAAAAGACCATGGAAAACTCCGAACAACTAATTTCCATTAGTCAAGAAACAGCGGCGGGTACAGAAGAAGTATCTGCATCAATTGAACAGACAGCCGCTTCGATGGAGCAATTAAATCAATTAGCAAGTGATTTAGAGGACATGTCTCATCATCTTTATAATGAAATTAAAAAATTCAAGATATAA